The DNA window AAAGCGGATCGAGATAAGCCTATCGAACTTGAGTCTGACACAATGACATCAAACGATTCAAAAAATACAAGTGTATATACTGGTAATGTGATTTTGACACAAGGCACACTTCTCATTAAAGCTGACGAACTGACTGTTCGAGAGGATAATCAAGGCTTTCAACATAGTACAAGTGTCGGCAACCCAACGACCTTCAAACAAAAACGAGAAGGTAAGAATGACTATATTGAAGGAAGTGCGCAGAGAATTGAATATGACGGCCGTATGGATAAAGTTCATTTATATAGCAAGGCATGGGTAAAACAAGGTCAGGATGTCATTTACGGTGATTACATCATGTATGACGCAAATGCTGAATTTGCAAAAGCAATGTCCGGCAATACTAAAAATAAAGCGGGAGAAACTGTCCCTGGCGCTAGAACGCGTGCAATTATTCAACCAAAGAAAAAGCCACAGGAATAACGATCTAATATGAGCGAATTAGTCATTGAAAATCTTAAAAAATCCTTTAAAAAAAGAACTGTTGTTCAAGACGTATCTTTAACTATTAAGAGTGGTGAAATTGTCGGATTACTAGGCCCTAATGGCGCTGGAAAGACTACAAGTTTTTATATGATTGTAGGGCTTATTCCAGCTGATCGAGGACGCATTTCATTAGATGATGTCAATATATCTAAAATGCCAATTCATAGCCGGGCGAAATTGGGTTTATCTTATCTACCCCAAGAGTCTTCAATCTTTAGAAAAATGACTGTGTCTGAAAATATTTTGGCTATTTTAGAACTACAAGAATTAACTCGTGAAAAAATGAATAAGAGACTTGAAGAGCTTCTTCAAGAATTAGGCATTACTCACATTAGAAATAATACTGCAATCAGTCTTT is part of the Candidatus Methylopumilus rimovensis genome and encodes:
- the lptA gene encoding lipopolysaccharide transport periplasmic protein LptA, which produces MTSPNVFAEKADRDKPIELESDTMTSNDSKNTSVYTGNVILTQGTLLIKADELTVREDNQGFQHSTSVGNPTTFKQKREGKNDYIEGSAQRIEYDGRMDKVHLYSKAWVKQGQDVIYGDYIMYDANAEFAKAMSGNTKNKAGETVPGARTRAIIQPKKKPQE
- the lptB gene encoding LPS export ABC transporter ATP-binding protein, which gives rise to MSELVIENLKKSFKKRTVVQDVSLTIKSGEIVGLLGPNGAGKTTSFYMIVGLIPADRGRISLDDVNISKMPIHSRAKLGLSYLPQESSIFRKMTVSENILAILELQELTREKMNKRLEELLQELGITHIRNNTAISLSGGERRRVEIARCLASNPAFILLDEPFAGIDPIAVIDIQKIIKYLAEQKIGILITDHNVRETLGICDRAYIVNQGKILASGLPKALANDQNVRDVYLGKDFYL